Proteins from a single region of Verrucosispora sp. NA02020:
- a CDS encoding APC family permease, whose product MPTLTGSAHVPVALARRTLTPFGSWVFGAAASAPLVVLVGGVPATYATTGVVALPLTFLLVAGAVALLAVGYTAMARQVGHPAAHYGIAAHGLGRGAGVAAGLVALVAYNAIQISLYGLFGATVAARLGGAWWVWAGLALAVVGVLGVRAIVLSTRFLVAVLAASLLVVAVFVLAAVARPSGGTLSWAGFDASGLAVSGVGGAVAFCVAAFTGVDAPGSLVEETTDRQSLGRVTVGAVVVLGAVYTLAAWAMGVAVGPGEVAALAADPAAGLPFAVLARAGGGWPPVAEVLLVLAILTSMLAFHSVVARYVFAMAREQVLPARLAHSGTGTRISAPRGGSLAQSTVAAVVVAAFALHGADPLAIMFTWLSTLGAMGLLGLLLIASVAATTAPAAVRGPRPGRGEWRIAPTLGVFAGSALLAAMVGNVGSLLGAAPGSPYPYLLPLILLGAAVGGGLWARHLRARRPDVYAGIGRGTPRTNAVPDSVDVAI is encoded by the coding sequence ATGCCGACCCTGACCGGCTCCGCGCACGTGCCGGTGGCGCTCGCCCGCCGTACCCTCACGCCCTTCGGGTCGTGGGTGTTCGGGGCCGCCGCCTCGGCACCGCTGGTGGTGCTCGTCGGTGGTGTGCCCGCCACCTACGCGACCACCGGCGTGGTGGCGCTGCCGTTGACGTTCCTGCTGGTGGCCGGGGCGGTGGCGCTGCTCGCGGTCGGTTACACCGCGATGGCCCGGCAGGTCGGGCACCCGGCCGCCCACTACGGCATCGCCGCACACGGGCTGGGTCGTGGCGCGGGTGTCGCCGCCGGTCTGGTCGCGCTGGTCGCCTACAACGCCATCCAGATCAGCCTGTACGGGCTGTTCGGTGCGACGGTGGCCGCGCGGCTCGGCGGCGCGTGGTGGGTGTGGGCGGGCCTCGCGCTGGCCGTCGTCGGCGTGCTCGGGGTGCGCGCCATCGTGCTGTCCACCCGGTTCCTGGTCGCGGTGCTGGCCGCGTCGCTGCTGGTGGTCGCGGTGTTCGTGCTGGCCGCCGTGGCACGCCCTTCCGGCGGCACGCTGTCCTGGGCGGGTTTCGACGCGTCGGGGTTGGCGGTCAGCGGTGTCGGCGGTGCGGTCGCGTTCTGCGTGGCCGCGTTCACCGGCGTCGACGCCCCCGGTTCGCTGGTCGAGGAGACCACCGACCGTCAGTCGCTGGGTCGGGTCACCGTCGGCGCGGTGGTCGTCCTCGGTGCCGTCTACACGCTCGCCGCCTGGGCGATGGGGGTCGCGGTCGGTCCCGGCGAGGTCGCCGCGCTGGCCGCCGACCCGGCGGCCGGGCTGCCGTTCGCGGTGCTGGCGCGGGCCGGCGGCGGGTGGCCGCCGGTGGCGGAGGTGCTGCTGGTGCTCGCGATCCTCACCTCGATGCTGGCCTTCCACAGCGTGGTCGCCCGGTACGTCTTCGCGATGGCCCGCGAGCAGGTGCTGCCCGCCCGCCTCGCGCACTCCGGCACCGGGACCCGGATCAGCGCGCCGCGCGGTGGTTCGCTGGCCCAGAGCACCGTGGCGGCGGTCGTGGTGGCCGCGTTCGCGCTGCACGGCGCCGACCCGCTCGCGATCATGTTCACCTGGTTGTCCACGCTGGGCGCGATGGGGCTGCTCGGCCTGCTGCTGATCGCGTCGGTGGCCGCGACGACCGCCCCCGCCGCCGTACGCGGTCCCCGGCCGGGACGCGGGGAGTGGCGGATCGCCCCCACCCTGGGGGTGTTCGCCGGGTCGGCGCTGCTGGCCGCGATGGTCGGCAACGTCGGATCGCTGCTCGGTGCCGCACCCGGCTCGCCGTACCCGTACCTGCTGCCGCTGATTCTTCTCGGCGCGGCGGTCGGTGGCGGGCTGTGGGCCCGGCACCTTCGTGCCCGCCGCCCCGACGTGTACGCCGGCATCGGTCGCGGCACGCCGCGGACCAACGCCGTGCCCGACTCAGTCGACGTGGCGATCTGA
- a CDS encoding histidine decarboxylase codes for MTDTPTLPSVVDADLVDLGRDRIDVAAVLRHLVDRADAAASTSIGFPGAVDLDHGEVMARLGRRLWNNIGDPATDPGGAAHTKAMERAVVAWVADLLAMPAADRWGYVTTGGTEGNLAALHAAQRRHPRAVVYHSTAAHYSIPKILDILGARRLAVPARPDGEIDHEQLAAQLRRRPTRPAIVVATAGTTMTEAVDDPARLHAVLAAHPAGGHLHVDAALAGIPLALDGRLRLDPASGIDSIAISGHKFFGTPTPCGVVLLRGRLRCTGTPVAYTDTVDTTVTGSRCGLAADLLWHAIATHGREGHRWRVSEARRLAAYAVDRLTAVGWPAWRHPHAFTVVLDTPPASVRRKWLLATDGPISHIVCMPGLTKGQIDAFVADLRPDPAVRTAPDPAPPSGPAPPSGPAARSAPAARSAPAARSAPSARTRTAARSDPAGRSDPAGWTGTAARTVVPPG; via the coding sequence GTGACCGACACCCCGACGCTGCCGTCCGTCGTGGACGCCGACCTGGTCGACCTGGGACGCGACCGGATCGACGTGGCGGCCGTACTCCGTCATCTGGTCGACCGGGCCGACGCCGCCGCGTCGACGAGCATCGGTTTTCCCGGCGCGGTCGACCTCGACCACGGTGAGGTGATGGCGCGGCTCGGCCGGCGGCTGTGGAACAACATCGGCGACCCGGCCACCGACCCGGGCGGCGCCGCCCACACCAAGGCCATGGAACGGGCCGTCGTGGCCTGGGTCGCCGACCTGCTGGCCATGCCCGCCGCCGACCGATGGGGGTACGTCACCACCGGCGGCACCGAAGGCAACCTGGCCGCCCTGCACGCCGCCCAACGCCGTCATCCCCGCGCGGTCGTCTACCACTCGACCGCCGCCCACTACTCCATCCCCAAGATCCTCGACATCCTCGGTGCCCGACGTCTCGCAGTACCCGCCCGTCCGGACGGCGAGATCGACCACGAGCAGCTCGCCGCCCAGCTCCGCCGACGACCCACCCGCCCGGCGATCGTGGTCGCCACCGCCGGCACCACCATGACCGAAGCCGTGGACGACCCGGCCCGTCTCCACGCCGTCCTGGCCGCCCACCCGGCCGGCGGGCACCTGCACGTCGACGCCGCCCTCGCCGGTATCCCGCTCGCCCTCGACGGTCGACTCCGCCTCGACCCGGCCAGTGGTATCGACAGCATCGCCATCAGCGGCCACAAGTTCTTCGGTACGCCCACCCCGTGTGGTGTCGTCCTCCTCCGTGGTCGACTCCGCTGCACCGGCACCCCCGTCGCCTACACCGACACCGTGGACACCACCGTCACCGGTTCCCGCTGCGGCCTGGCCGCCGACCTGCTCTGGCACGCCATCGCCACCCACGGTCGCGAGGGGCACCGGTGGCGGGTCAGCGAGGCTCGCCGCCTCGCCGCGTACGCGGTCGACCGGCTCACCGCAGTCGGCTGGCCCGCCTGGCGTCACCCGCACGCCTTCACCGTCGTCCTCGACACGCCGCCGGCATCCGTACGCCGCAAGTGGCTCCTGGCGACCGACGGTCCGATCAGTCACATCGTCTGCATGCCCGGCCTCACCAAGGGCCAGATCGACGCCTTCGTCGCCGACCTGCGACCAGACCCGGCAGTGCGCACTGCTCCGGACCCGGCACCGCCGAGTGGTCCGGCACCGCCGAGTGGTCCAGCGGCACGCAGTGCTCCAGCAGCGCGGAGTGCTCCAGCAGCGCGGAGTGCTCCGTCAGCACGGACCCGGACGGCGGCACGCAGTGATCCGGCCGGGCGCAGTGATCCGGCCGGGTGGACCGGTACGGCGGCGCGGACGGTGGTGCCACCGGGCTGA